One Candidatus Ornithobacterium hominis genomic region harbors:
- a CDS encoding peptide MFS transporter, protein MSNTNHSFFSKESQILGHPAGLFVLFFTEMWERFSFYGMRALLVLFLVSAVGIGGWDWPRENALALYGTYLALLYLTPIIGGQLADKYLGYRKAIIIGAVIMTLGHAAMAIETHKVFLYLGLFLLVIGTGFFKPNMTSFISVLYEKHPEKKDGAYTIFYMGVNAGAFLGIMLCGYLGENLGWSWGFGLAGIFMLLGLLQFILAHQIFGEVGLKPTEHDNEVEDENHIKILESRNPFTFIDKILISFVAITGLTWVINDPLSKITDYNLLEFGGNDFSSHIIITALIIFTILLIIRTLRYGKVTRDRMFAIIFIAFFIIFFWACFEQAGGSMSIFAKDYTNRVLSGNAAYIFNILDIIITVVPVAIISYVLYLLFRKTYQNYLASNLILTFCFIIIWGLIFWKIYYGFNTFSYEISIPNTENTVIRTTQDLSNGQEVYVVDVDKNNKNFKLIDNEKVTELPQILTAQVIQKKDNEIEIPATWFLILNSLFIILFAPLMSKWWESKYNPSLAGKYAIGLFLLGAGFAFLAFGSRDIPQGAKTASVSFIWLIMAYLLHTLGELCVQPVGLSYVSKLVPARMISFMFGVWYLALAIGNKTSGKLGEMIDDITNKYDISTFFLIFTFIPVIIGILALLLHPVLKRLMHGVK, encoded by the coding sequence ATGAGTAATACAAATCATTCATTTTTCAGTAAAGAAAGTCAAATCTTAGGACACCCTGCAGGATTGTTTGTATTGTTTTTTACAGAAATGTGGGAACGCTTCTCTTTCTACGGGATGCGAGCTCTCTTGGTTCTATTCTTGGTCAGTGCAGTAGGTATTGGCGGCTGGGATTGGCCACGAGAAAATGCCCTAGCACTGTATGGAACTTATTTAGCCTTATTGTATTTAACGCCTATTATTGGTGGGCAATTGGCCGATAAATATTTGGGTTATCGAAAAGCCATCATCATTGGTGCAGTAATTATGACTTTGGGTCATGCAGCCATGGCAATAGAAACGCACAAAGTTTTTCTGTATTTAGGCTTATTCTTATTGGTCATTGGTACAGGTTTTTTTAAACCAAATATGACTTCATTTATCTCTGTTTTATACGAAAAACATCCAGAGAAAAAAGATGGGGCATACACCATATTCTACATGGGCGTGAATGCTGGAGCTTTTTTAGGTATCATGCTTTGCGGTTATTTGGGCGAAAATTTAGGTTGGTCTTGGGGCTTTGGTCTGGCTGGTATTTTTATGCTTCTCGGCTTATTGCAATTTATTTTAGCACATCAAATTTTTGGAGAAGTCGGTCTAAAACCAACTGAACATGATAATGAAGTAGAAGATGAAAATCATATAAAAATTTTAGAGAGTAGAAACCCCTTCACTTTCATCGACAAAATTTTAATCAGTTTCGTTGCCATAACGGGTCTTACGTGGGTAATCAATGACCCACTAAGTAAAATTACGGATTACAATCTGTTAGAATTTGGCGGGAATGACTTCTCCAGTCATATCATCATTACAGCCTTAATTATTTTTACCATCCTCCTCATCATAAGGACTCTACGTTACGGCAAAGTTACTCGAGATCGGATGTTTGCTATTATATTTATTGCATTCTTTATTATTTTCTTTTGGGCCTGTTTTGAACAAGCAGGAGGCTCTATGAGTATTTTTGCCAAAGATTACACCAATCGAGTATTATCTGGCAATGCAGCTTATATTTTCAATATTTTAGACATCATCATTACCGTTGTCCCAGTAGCGATTATTTCTTATGTTTTATACCTTTTATTCAGAAAAACGTACCAAAATTATTTAGCCTCCAATCTGATTTTGACTTTTTGTTTCATCATCATTTGGGGACTTATTTTTTGGAAAATTTATTACGGATTCAATACCTTTTCCTATGAAATTTCCATTCCCAATACAGAAAACACCGTCATCAGAACCACACAAGATTTAAGCAATGGGCAAGAAGTTTATGTAGTAGATGTAGACAAAAATAACAAAAACTTTAAACTCATTGATAATGAAAAAGTAACCGAACTACCACAAATTCTCACCGCCCAAGTCATTCAAAAGAAAGACAACGAAATTGAGATTCCAGCCACGTGGTTTTTAATTTTAAATTCACTTTTCATCATTCTTTTTGCCCCGCTGATGTCTAAATGGTGGGAGAGCAAATACAACCCATCGCTTGCAGGCAAATACGCAATTGGTTTATTTTTATTAGGGGCAGGGTTTGCCTTTTTGGCCTTCGGTTCTAGGGACATACCACAGGGAGCAAAAACAGCATCAGTGAGTTTTATATGGCTGATTATGGCTTATTTACTTCATACCTTAGGTGAATTATGTGTGCAACCAGTTGGCTTGTCATATGTAAGCAAATTAGTACCAGCACGCATGATTTCTTTTATGTTTGGAGTTTGGTATTTGGCATTAGCCATTGGCAACAAAACTTCTGGTAAATTAGGCGAAATGATAGATGATATCACCAATAAATATGATATTTCTACTTTTTTCTTGATTTTCACTTTTATTCCAGTAATTATAGGAATTTTGGCATTACTATTACACCCAGTGCTAAAAAGATTAATGCACGGAGTGAAGTAA
- a CDS encoding thioredoxin family protein: MRILPLIILLFISIQIKAQEINWLTIEQAEKAQKENPNKPMFIDIYTDWCGWCAKLDAKTFKDTNVVKHISENYIPVKLDAEHKDIINFRGQDFKFIKSGRSGINLLAYHLLQGKTAFPSMVILSSDGKILNTLNGYFTPEQLLQQL, encoded by the coding sequence ATGAGAATACTACCCCTTATCATATTATTATTCATTTCAATACAAATTAAAGCTCAAGAAATCAACTGGCTTACCATTGAACAAGCAGAAAAAGCTCAAAAAGAAAACCCCAACAAACCGATGTTCATCGACATCTATACCGACTGGTGTGGCTGGTGTGCTAAATTAGACGCTAAAACCTTCAAAGACACTAACGTAGTAAAGCACATTTCAGAAAACTATATTCCCGTAAAATTAGACGCCGAGCACAAAGACATCATCAACTTTAGAGGGCAAGATTTTAAATTCATCAAATCAGGCCGCTCTGGGATTAATCTATTGGCTTACCATTTGTTACAAGGCAAAACCGCATTTCCATCAATGGTTATTTTATCATCTGATGGCAAAATCCTCAATACGCTCAACGGCTACTTTACTCCAGAGCAATTATTACAGCAATTATAG
- a CDS encoding efflux RND transporter permease subunit, translated as MNLNNPVPVEQESDKSFSISTWAIQNKITVYVIIAIITIGGLLAFTSMPRESFPEVIENKVYISSVYPGNTAEDVEKFITEPIEEELRGVSGIKDIQSISFNDYGMTIVEFSDDVTLEEAKNDVKDKVDMVKADANWPTMDTGAKVEPNVFDLNIAEEFPIANINITGNYTLQQLKDFAEKLQDDFESLQAIKEAPIRGVNDKEVEVALDVYKMAAAQVSFNDIAQSISGDNKTISGGNIINQDQRLNIRVVGEIISPDDLKLIAVKETGGVTYLGDIAEINFREKDKTTYARESGEPVIMMDIKKRSGENMIDAVNEVQALIDHAKMDYLPADVKVTVTNNQAPKTENQVKDLINNIVFGVILVVGVLLFFLGLRNASFVGMAIPLSMLMSLMVLNFMGVSLNTMVLFGLVMGLGMLVDNGIVVVENVYTLMNSGYSRKEAAKQGVGEIAWPIIASTATTLAAFFPLALWPGTMGKFMMVFPMTLSVVLGSSLFVALIINSMMTSEFMHTEAEDKSEPNKRKMIISTAILGGLGILLVLSGYVFNVTILRIFGNLGIFFAIMIWVYEYILYPQSIWFQEKGLPWLEDKYRDFLHWALKRKNPVWLMVGMLLLFILSIFLLGVTQPKVLFFPENDPNQIMVYVEYPEGTDIEKTNQLTKEIEAQVAEVVDDYVVKKDGEDYNFMVESNVSQVGEGAGNPQTDAGSSAEIPHKGKITLSLREYKFRHGVDSNEVLEKIRKAVRGHAGASVTVEKNEVGPPAGYPINLEIRGKDYQAMMDEAEKMLVFIEQSGVQGLEELKIDISRDIPEMKVEVNRQLAGSMGVTNQMVGGTLRQSIYGYEVSRYRPAGDDDDYPINIRLNKKQRYDENIVFNQPLTFRNPNNGQIMQIPISAIVTKTPEKQFNKIKRQDFERTITIYSNVLGGYNPTETVNKIKEKLTHAGYTLPKGMSYKFTGEQEKQAENMNFLMTALLIAIAGIVLIIVTQFNSISKPFIIMLTVLLSFIGVFLGLIVSGDDFVIMMTMMGIISLAGIVVNNAIVLIDFTQLLINRKKKRLNIPENVMLPIADMKDSIVNGGASRLRPVLLTAITTVLGLVPLATGLNIDFEGLLSNYNPDIYMGGDNVLFWGPLAKTVIYGLVFATFLTLVVVPVLQYLINRLKFRVRYGKNAEKYPN; from the coding sequence ATGAATCTGAACAATCCAGTCCCAGTGGAACAGGAATCAGACAAAAGTTTCTCGATTTCCACATGGGCGATTCAAAATAAAATCACGGTTTATGTGATTATCGCCATCATTACTATTGGCGGGCTCTTAGCTTTTACTTCGATGCCGAGAGAATCTTTCCCTGAGGTAATTGAAAATAAAGTGTACATTTCTTCTGTATACCCTGGGAATACAGCAGAAGATGTAGAAAAATTCATCACCGAACCTATTGAAGAGGAGCTGAGAGGGGTTTCTGGAATCAAAGATATTCAGTCAATCTCATTCAATGATTATGGAATGACTATCGTTGAATTTTCTGACGATGTAACTTTAGAGGAAGCTAAAAATGATGTGAAAGACAAAGTAGACATGGTAAAAGCTGATGCTAATTGGCCTACGATGGATACTGGAGCAAAAGTAGAGCCGAATGTTTTTGATCTAAATATCGCTGAAGAATTCCCCATTGCAAACATAAATATCACAGGAAATTACACACTACAGCAACTGAAAGATTTTGCCGAAAAACTTCAAGATGATTTTGAGTCCTTACAAGCCATCAAGGAAGCGCCGATTCGTGGCGTGAACGACAAAGAAGTAGAGGTAGCGCTAGATGTGTATAAAATGGCTGCTGCGCAAGTTAGCTTTAATGATATTGCACAGTCTATTTCTGGCGACAACAAAACAATTTCTGGTGGGAATATCATCAATCAAGATCAGCGGTTAAACATTCGTGTAGTAGGTGAGATTATATCTCCTGATGATTTGAAATTAATTGCCGTGAAAGAAACTGGTGGAGTCACTTATCTAGGTGATATTGCCGAAATCAATTTTAGAGAAAAAGATAAAACCACTTACGCCCGCGAATCTGGTGAGCCTGTAATTATGATGGACATCAAAAAACGGAGTGGCGAGAACATGATTGATGCAGTGAATGAGGTACAGGCATTAATAGACCATGCCAAAATGGACTATCTACCTGCAGACGTGAAAGTTACAGTTACCAACAATCAAGCTCCTAAGACAGAAAATCAAGTCAAAGATTTAATTAATAATATCGTTTTTGGGGTAATTTTGGTTGTGGGCGTATTATTATTTTTCTTAGGCTTAAGAAATGCCAGCTTTGTAGGGATGGCGATACCTCTTTCTATGCTGATGTCTCTGATGGTTCTGAACTTCATGGGCGTAAGTTTAAATACCATGGTGCTTTTTGGCCTAGTAATGGGGCTTGGGATGTTGGTAGACAACGGAATCGTAGTTGTAGAAAACGTCTATACATTAATGAACTCTGGCTATTCCAGAAAAGAAGCCGCAAAGCAAGGTGTGGGCGAAATCGCTTGGCCAATTATTGCCTCTACAGCAACCACGTTGGCCGCCTTTTTCCCCTTAGCTTTGTGGCCAGGCACCATGGGTAAATTTATGATGGTTTTCCCGATGACACTTTCAGTAGTACTAGGTTCGTCCTTATTTGTAGCATTGATTATCAATTCCATGATGACTTCAGAATTTATGCACACCGAAGCCGAAGATAAATCAGAGCCAAATAAAAGAAAAATGATTATTTCTACAGCCATTTTAGGCGGGTTGGGCATTCTTTTAGTCCTTTCAGGTTATGTTTTTAATGTCACAATTCTTCGAATTTTTGGGAACTTAGGTATTTTCTTCGCTATCATGATTTGGGTGTATGAATATATATTATACCCACAGAGTATTTGGTTTCAAGAGAAAGGATTACCTTGGTTAGAAGACAAATACCGTGATTTTTTGCATTGGGCTTTAAAGCGTAAAAACCCCGTTTGGCTCATGGTAGGAATGCTGCTCTTATTTATTTTAAGCATTTTTTTGTTGGGAGTAACACAACCTAAAGTTTTATTTTTCCCAGAGAACGACCCCAATCAAATCATGGTCTATGTAGAATACCCCGAGGGAACCGATATTGAAAAAACCAATCAGCTCACCAAAGAAATTGAAGCTCAGGTAGCTGAAGTGGTAGATGATTATGTTGTGAAAAAAGATGGAGAAGACTACAACTTCATGGTGGAATCAAATGTCTCTCAAGTAGGTGAAGGAGCTGGAAATCCGCAAACAGATGCTGGGTCTTCAGCTGAAATTCCACACAAAGGGAAAATCACTCTGTCTTTGAGAGAATATAAATTCAGACACGGAGTAGATAGTAATGAAGTCTTAGAAAAAATCCGTAAAGCCGTTCGCGGGCATGCAGGAGCCTCTGTGACGGTGGAAAAAAATGAAGTGGGGCCGCCCGCTGGTTACCCAATAAATTTAGAAATTCGAGGTAAAGACTACCAAGCAATGATGGACGAAGCCGAAAAAATGCTTGTATTTATTGAGCAATCTGGCGTGCAAGGACTGGAAGAATTGAAAATAGATATCTCCAGAGATATTCCAGAGATGAAAGTAGAAGTTAACCGTCAGTTAGCTGGTTCCATGGGAGTTACAAACCAAATGGTAGGCGGAACTTTGCGTCAGTCAATCTATGGCTACGAAGTTTCTCGCTACCGCCCTGCTGGAGACGATGACGATTACCCGATTAATATTCGATTAAACAAAAAACAACGTTATGATGAGAATATCGTGTTTAATCAGCCTTTGACGTTTAGAAATCCAAATAATGGGCAAATTATGCAAATTCCCATTTCTGCCATTGTTACAAAAACCCCAGAAAAGCAATTCAATAAAATCAAAAGACAAGATTTTGAACGCACAATTACGATTTATTCCAATGTCTTGGGAGGGTACAACCCAACAGAAACTGTAAATAAAATCAAAGAAAAATTAACGCATGCGGGGTATACACTTCCTAAAGGAATGAGCTATAAATTCACAGGAGAACAGGAAAAACAGGCAGAAAACATGAATTTCTTGATGACCGCACTTCTAATTGCCATTGCTGGAATTGTATTGATTATCGTCACACAATTTAACTCAATTTCTAAACCTTTTATCATCATGCTAACGGTATTGCTAAGCTTTATTGGTGTATTTTTAGGCCTGATTGTGAGTGGTGATGATTTTGTGATTATGATGACTATGATGGGAATTATTTCATTGGCAGGAATTGTGGTAAACAACGCCATTGTCTTGATTGATTTCACGCAATTGCTTATCAATCGAAAGAAAAAACGATTGAACATTCCAGAAAATGTAATGTTGCCGATTGCTGACATGAAAGATTCCATCGTGAATGGTGGAGCATCACGCCTGCGGCCAGTTCTTTTAACGGCCATTACCACAGTTTTAGGCTTGGTTCCATTAGCCACTGGGTTAAACATTGACTTTGAAGGTTTACTAAGCAATTACAATCCAGATATTTACATGGGCGGAGATAACGTCTTGTTCTGGGGGCCATTGGCGAAAACAGTCATCTATGGGTTGGTTTTTGCAACTTTTTTAACCTTGGTGGTCGTTCCCGTATTACAATATCTAATTAATCGATTGAAATTTAGAGTTCGCTATGGTAAAAATGCAGAGAAATACCCGAACTAA
- a CDS encoding efflux RND transporter periplasmic adaptor subunit: protein MKKIAIIFLAIFAMSCKNKQEKSLDELMNSKDINALKIKQTNLQEQSDSLQNLAARIAEKIAELDPQASKLVKFQIAKDTLYNHFIKLQANIETDQDVSVTPEFGGVLRLLVKEGQYVRSGQLIATISDGGLSEQVNQAKIQVDQAKAQLQQAEIQRDLAKTTFEKQQSLWNQKIGSEMQFLQAKTNYETTQKQVLAAKQQVSAAQRGVSGAESQLAKTRLKAPFSGRVERVITQNGQAVAPGTPIIRLVNPAGVKAVANVPENYLTAIQVGTKAIIHLPSIDKTLESQVRLVSSSINPANRTFQVQVPVPDKDGLVKPNLNAELQLNDYTAEKAIVVAETVIYEDAQGKFVYVAENVNGKEGLAKKYYVETGEVSNGMIEIISGISDGQILITEAPAKLKEGDKVELSNVK from the coding sequence ATGAAAAAAATAGCCATCATATTTTTAGCCATCTTTGCAATGTCTTGTAAAAATAAGCAGGAAAAATCTTTAGATGAATTAATGAACAGCAAAGATATTAATGCTTTAAAAATTAAACAAACGAACCTTCAAGAGCAATCTGATAGCTTGCAGAACTTAGCGGCAAGAATTGCTGAAAAGATTGCAGAATTGGACCCCCAAGCATCTAAATTAGTGAAGTTTCAAATAGCAAAAGACACGTTATATAATCACTTTATAAAACTACAAGCCAATATTGAAACAGACCAAGATGTGAGTGTGACTCCTGAATTTGGTGGTGTTTTGAGGCTTTTGGTGAAAGAGGGACAATATGTGCGAAGCGGGCAACTCATTGCTACGATTTCAGACGGTGGCTTGAGCGAGCAAGTCAATCAAGCTAAAATTCAAGTAGACCAAGCAAAAGCTCAATTGCAACAGGCTGAGATTCAGAGGGATTTGGCGAAAACCACTTTTGAGAAACAACAAAGTCTTTGGAATCAAAAAATTGGTTCTGAAATGCAGTTCCTACAAGCAAAAACGAATTATGAAACGACTCAAAAACAAGTCTTAGCCGCTAAGCAACAAGTCTCAGCTGCTCAGCGTGGTGTTTCTGGCGCTGAATCACAATTGGCGAAAACTAGACTCAAGGCTCCATTCAGTGGAAGAGTAGAACGAGTTATTACACAAAACGGGCAAGCTGTGGCTCCAGGCACGCCAATCATTCGTTTGGTGAACCCCGCTGGTGTGAAAGCCGTAGCCAATGTCCCTGAAAATTATTTAACTGCTATTCAGGTAGGAACAAAGGCTATTATTCATTTACCTTCTATTGATAAAACCTTAGAATCTCAAGTTCGCTTAGTAAGCTCTTCGATTAACCCTGCTAACCGAACTTTTCAAGTGCAAGTTCCTGTGCCAGATAAAGATGGTTTGGTGAAACCAAACTTGAATGCAGAATTGCAATTAAATGACTACACAGCAGAAAAAGCGATTGTAGTAGCTGAAACCGTTATCTATGAGGACGCTCAAGGTAAATTTGTTTATGTAGCAGAAAATGTAAATGGTAAAGAAGGTCTCGCAAAAAAATATTATGTAGAAACTGGAGAGGTTTCTAACGGAATGATTGAAATTATTTCTGGCATCAGCGATGGGCAAATATTAATCACAGAAGCTCCTGCTAAATTGAAAGAAGGAGATAAAGTCGAATTATCAAACGTAAAATAA
- a CDS encoding TolC family protein — protein MIKTLKIVFLLIFSVHFAQEKPLRFSLQEAIDYTLTHNYDLLIAANNIEKAQKKIWENTAIGLPQINGNVDYNYNINRPLIFLGDTLKFEAGQQKTLAANVQASQLLFSGSYLVGLQSAKAFKQISVMSKEKAESELKQAVINAYAAVIIAGENLKILEKNVKTGEKNLHDIKEIYKAGLGEEQAVDQMSYNLLSLKSAKDYATRQRENALNSLKFIMGLNQNKAAVLTTSLEEIIQEDLIEIHENKGFNLKNHIDYRLAKHQVTLNELQVKHQKSMALPTLSTFLQHSHNWSTNDASLFNGFGNHYPSTIWGLRLEVPIFSSLQRRAKTQQAKFELENAEIERTKTEQKLIQEVKNAYLNYENALERYQINRQRVELTRKIFGKEQIKYFEGLSSNMDLTNTEFQMYEAENEYISSALELITTKTALYQALGKY, from the coding sequence ATGATAAAAACATTGAAAATCGTTTTTTTACTGATATTTTCAGTTCATTTTGCGCAAGAAAAACCTTTAAGGTTTTCTTTGCAGGAAGCCATTGATTATACATTAACGCATAATTATGATTTGCTTATAGCCGCCAATAATATTGAAAAAGCTCAAAAGAAAATATGGGAAAACACGGCCATCGGGTTACCACAAATTAACGGGAATGTAGATTATAATTATAACATAAATCGCCCGTTAATCTTCTTGGGTGATACGTTAAAATTTGAAGCTGGGCAGCAAAAGACTTTAGCTGCCAACGTTCAGGCATCTCAATTACTGTTCAGTGGCTCTTATCTTGTGGGGTTGCAATCTGCAAAGGCTTTTAAGCAAATTTCTGTCATGAGTAAAGAAAAAGCAGAATCGGAATTAAAGCAAGCCGTTATAAATGCTTATGCTGCGGTAATTATTGCTGGCGAAAATTTAAAGATTTTAGAAAAAAACGTGAAAACAGGTGAAAAAAATCTTCATGATATCAAAGAAATCTATAAAGCTGGTCTAGGAGAGGAACAAGCCGTAGACCAAATGAGCTATAATCTGTTGAGTTTGAAGTCAGCAAAAGATTATGCGACAAGACAAAGGGAAAACGCATTGAATTCTTTAAAGTTCATTATGGGGCTGAATCAAAATAAAGCTGCCGTTCTTACGACTTCACTAGAAGAAATCATTCAAGAAGACTTAATAGAAATTCATGAGAATAAAGGTTTTAACCTGAAAAATCACATCGATTATCGTTTGGCAAAGCATCAAGTAACGCTCAATGAGCTGCAAGTAAAACACCAAAAATCAATGGCTTTGCCAACGCTCAGCACCTTTTTGCAACATTCCCATAATTGGTCTACCAATGATGCGAGCCTTTTCAATGGGTTTGGAAATCATTATCCTTCTACCATCTGGGGGCTAAGATTAGAAGTTCCTATTTTTAGTTCATTGCAAAGAAGGGCTAAAACACAACAGGCTAAATTTGAATTGGAAAACGCAGAAATTGAGCGAACTAAAACGGAGCAAAAACTTATACAAGAGGTTAAAAATGCTTATTTGAATTATGAAAATGCATTGGAACGCTACCAAATCAATCGCCAAAGAGTGGAGCTGACAAGAAAAATATTCGGAAAAGAACAAATTAAATATTTTGAAGGTTTGTCTTCTAATATGGATTTGACTAATACTGAATTTCAAATGTATGAGGCAGAAAACGAATACATTTCATCAGCCCTAGAGTTAATTACAACTAAAACAGCACTATACCAAGCTTTAGGAAAATACTAG
- a CDS encoding TetR/AcrR family transcriptional regulator, whose amino-acid sequence MNKEIIVKESARMFYEAGFKTVTMDNVANQLAISKKTLYEVFGSKEQLISEVLEDEFEAIQNQFQQIQAQDLSAIEELMLLRKYIAQKFNGRQYQACTFQLQRYYGQLYRKIFIAQNHKIVEELAQNFQKGLMQNIYRKEVVPRVYAKLFLELQNSIKTGLELNKEVDAQYSFADIHSDIFIRGILSSKGLEKYKQLIQDK is encoded by the coding sequence ATGAATAAAGAAATTATAGTCAAAGAATCGGCAAGAATGTTTTATGAAGCAGGGTTTAAGACGGTGACAATGGATAACGTTGCAAACCAACTGGCTATTTCTAAAAAAACGCTTTATGAAGTTTTTGGGAGTAAAGAACAGTTGATTTCAGAAGTTTTGGAAGATGAGTTTGAAGCGATTCAAAATCAATTTCAGCAGATTCAAGCGCAGGATTTGAGTGCGATAGAGGAGCTAATGTTGCTGAGAAAGTATATCGCTCAAAAATTTAATGGCAGACAGTACCAAGCGTGTACATTCCAATTGCAGCGGTATTATGGGCAACTGTACCGAAAGATTTTTATTGCTCAAAATCATAAAATCGTTGAAGAATTAGCTCAAAATTTCCAAAAAGGATTGATGCAAAACATTTACCGAAAGGAAGTTGTGCCACGTGTTTATGCTAAGCTTTTTTTGGAACTTCAAAATTCAATTAAAACTGGTTTGGAATTGAACAAAGAGGTGGATGCGCAGTATAGTTTTGCTGATATTCATTCAGATATTTTCATAAGAGGGATTTTATCTTCGAAGGGCTTAGAAAAATATAAACAATTAATTCAAGACAAATGA
- a CDS encoding putative transporter: MFDWLISLLFPVENPSIGQSLITIMLAIGTGVFLGRLKFGKITFGISAVMFTGLFLGHLGYRIEESILDFIRDFGLILFVYGIGIQVGPSFFSSFKSEGLKFNILAVSTVFLSGIITYILYLTTGLSIENMVGIMSGSVTNTPGLGAAKNTIAELKDSFPDRTFDDPAIGYAITYPLGVFGIIGSIILVKVLLKIETVKEMRLFRMSKINCENPLIPRKMRVTNEAYLGKSIEDLQKEFGEGIIVSRIKRSGQKEVVAPMLDTKLSLRDVLMLEGKEEDLSNFIQKVGRLSSDSFIESDSEIVDKKIYVTNPKAVHKKLSQLDLYNTYDLKITRVFRAGREILPRPSLELYYGDVLKVIGKEDAINEAGKIIGNQEKKLVEPDFLSLFGGLFLGIVLGSIPIAIPSLPVPLKLGFAAGPLIVALLISRYGGIKFIHSYINNGAIHFMKDLGIALFFAAVGVHAGDGFYDNFIEFNGWTFLLYGSAITLIPLFTMVIVGRFFLKINFLQLAGIMSGAYTDPAALSFSTNYLDSDIPIQSYAQIYPLVTIARIVTASMLVLLFA, from the coding sequence ATGTTTGATTGGCTAATCTCACTGCTATTCCCTGTAGAAAATCCCTCTATCGGGCAATCGCTCATCACCATCATGCTGGCCATAGGCACTGGCGTTTTCTTAGGTCGATTAAAATTTGGTAAAATTACATTTGGAATTTCTGCCGTTATGTTCACTGGTCTATTTTTGGGGCATTTGGGCTATCGGATAGAAGAATCCATTTTAGATTTCATCCGAGATTTTGGTTTGATTCTTTTCGTCTATGGAATTGGTATTCAGGTAGGGCCATCTTTCTTTTCTTCATTTAAAAGTGAAGGTTTAAAATTTAATATTTTGGCCGTTTCTACCGTATTTTTATCTGGTATAATCACTTATATTCTATACCTTACCACTGGACTTTCTATTGAAAACATGGTGGGAATCATGAGTGGGTCTGTCACCAATACGCCTGGGCTCGGAGCCGCTAAAAACACGATAGCGGAGCTTAAAGATTCTTTCCCAGACCGAACTTTTGACGACCCTGCGATTGGCTATGCTATTACTTACCCACTGGGCGTTTTTGGTATTATCGGCAGTATTATCTTAGTGAAAGTATTACTAAAAATTGAAACCGTAAAAGAGATGCGTCTCTTTAGAATGTCAAAAATCAATTGTGAGAATCCTTTGATTCCTAGAAAAATGAGGGTAACCAACGAGGCTTACTTGGGCAAAAGCATTGAAGATTTACAAAAAGAATTTGGCGAAGGAATTATTGTTTCTCGCATCAAGCGTAGTGGGCAAAAAGAAGTTGTAGCCCCGATGCTCGACACAAAACTAAGCCTCCGAGATGTTTTGATGCTTGAGGGGAAAGAAGAGGATTTAAGTAATTTCATCCAAAAAGTTGGACGTCTTTCTTCTGATTCTTTCATTGAAAGTGACTCTGAAATTGTTGACAAAAAAATATACGTGACCAATCCCAAAGCAGTTCACAAAAAGCTTTCTCAACTTGACCTTTACAATACGTATGATTTGAAAATCACGCGCGTCTTCCGTGCAGGAAGAGAAATTTTACCTCGCCCAAGTTTAGAGCTTTATTACGGCGATGTTTTGAAAGTCATCGGGAAAGAAGATGCCATCAACGAAGCAGGTAAAATCATCGGCAATCAAGAGAAAAAATTAGTAGAACCTGACTTTTTATCACTCTTTGGAGGATTATTCTTAGGAATCGTTTTAGGCTCTATCCCAATAGCCATCCCAAGCTTACCCGTTCCTTTAAAATTAGGCTTCGCCGCTGGTCCGCTGATTGTTGCGTTACTCATTTCCCGCTACGGAGGCATTAAATTTATTCATTCTTATATTAACAATGGCGCCATTCACTTCATGAAAGATTTAGGTATCGCACTATTTTTTGCTGCGGTAGGAGTGCATGCAGGCGATGGTTTCTATGACAACTTTATCGAATTCAACGGCTGGACTTTCCTACTCTACGGTTCTGCCATCACATTGATTCCGCTGTTCACCATGGTCATCGTAGGTCGATTTTTCCTAAAAATCAACTTCTTGCAGCTGGCAGGAATCATGAGCGGCGCTTATACCGACCCAGCGGCACTTTCTTTTAGCACCAATTATCTAGACAGTGATATCCCGATACAAAGTTATGCACAGATTTATCCGCTGGTGACCATCGCCCGTATCGTCACGGCGAGTATGCTAGTGCTTTTATTTGCTTAA